From Pseudomonas hormoni:
TGATATTTTCAGTGCCTGTTCGGGCCTCATCGCGGGCAAGCCCGCTCCCACAGGGTTCTGTGTTGTATGGAAAAATTGCGAACGACACAAAACCTGTAGGAGCGAGGCTTGCCCGCGAAGAGGCCATCAGCAACACCACACATTCCTTGAACACACTTCATGAACAAGCGCACCACGCTTTGCGCCTTGCCCTCACCGCTCAACACTTTCAGGATGCAGGCAACTACAACAAGGAGACCTCCATGTTCGCCGGATTCCTGAAAGACCAGCGCCACGTCAACGGTGTCGACATTGCCTACCGCATCGGCGGCAGCGGGCCGGGGCTGCTGTTGCTGCACGGACACCCGCAGACCCACGTCATCTGGCACAAGGTAGCCGAACAACTGGCCGAGCACTTCACCGTGATCGCCGCCGACCTGCGCGGTTATGGCGACAGCGGTAAACCGCCGGCCAACGATCACCACACACACTATTCCAAACGCGAGATGGCCAAGGATGCCGTGGCGCTGATGAACGCCATGGGCTTCGAGCGATTCTCGGTACTGGCCCACGACCGGGGCGCCCGTGTCGCCCATCGTCTGGCGCTGGATCATCCGGACGCCGTGCAACGCATGGTGCTGCTCGACATCGCCCCCACGCTGTCGATGTACGCGCAAACCAATGAAGCCTTTGCCCGCGCCTATTGGCACTGGTTCTTCCTGATCCGCCCGGCACCGTTGCCGGAAACCCTGATCGAAGCCGACCCCGAAGCCTACTTGCGCAGCGTGATGGGCAGTCGCAGCGCCGGGCTG
This genomic window contains:
- a CDS encoding alpha/beta fold hydrolase, with amino-acid sequence MFAGFLKDQRHVNGVDIAYRIGGSGPGLLLLHGHPQTHVIWHKVAEQLAEHFTVIAADLRGYGDSGKPPANDHHTHYSKREMAKDAVALMNAMGFERFSVLAHDRGARVAHRLALDHPDAVQRMVLLDIAPTLSMYAQTNEAFARAYWHWFFLIRPAPLPETLIEADPEAYLRSVMGSRSAGLKPFTAEAFGEYLRCLKLPGTARGICEDYRASASIDLEHDRADIDAGHHLNLPLLVLWGAEGTVGRCFEPLKEWQHVATDVRGKTLPAGHYIAEEAPELLLAEVLGFLR